The proteins below are encoded in one region of Campylobacter rectus:
- the thiC gene encoding phosphomethylpyrimidine synthase ThiC: MKEFRVKFDSADKTPTQMYYAKKGVITPEMNYVAQAEMLDPELVRSEVAAGKMIIPANIHHENLLPMAIGREAKTKINANIGNSSLSSDICAELEKLQICLKYGADTVMDLSTGGDLDAIRSAIIANSTVPIGTVPMYQIIHDIKEVENLKAADILKTLEKQARQGVSYFTIHAGFLLKFMPLVAKRKMGIVSRGGSLTASWMMHHHKENPFYEAFDDILEICAAHDVALSLGDGLRPGCLYDATDEAQLSELRVLGELTLRAWEKNVQVMIEGPGHIPLNQIEYNMKIERELCHGAPFYVLGPLPTDIGAGYDHITSAIGGTMAAFYGASMLCYVTPKEHLGLPNANDVREGIVAHKIAAHAADVALGKAGAIERDHAMSDARYAFDWNKQFELSLDPERARELHDESLPQESFKKAEFCSMCGPKFCAYKISKNLTKEKNAN, encoded by the coding sequence ATGAAAGAATTTCGGGTCAAATTTGACTCCGCCGACAAAACTCCGACGCAGATGTACTACGCTAAAAAAGGCGTTATAACGCCCGAGATGAACTACGTAGCGCAAGCTGAAATGCTAGATCCCGAGCTCGTTAGAAGCGAGGTCGCCGCAGGCAAGATGATAATCCCCGCCAACATCCATCACGAAAATTTGCTCCCGATGGCGATCGGCAGAGAAGCAAAAACCAAAATCAACGCAAATATCGGCAACTCAAGCCTAAGTAGCGATATCTGCGCCGAGCTTGAAAAGCTACAAATTTGCCTAAAATACGGCGCCGACACGGTCATGGATCTAAGCACTGGCGGCGATTTGGATGCGATTAGAAGCGCCATAATCGCAAATTCGACTGTCCCCATAGGCACCGTGCCGATGTATCAGATCATCCACGATATAAAAGAGGTCGAAAATTTGAAGGCGGCGGACATCCTAAAAACGCTTGAAAAGCAGGCTCGCCAGGGCGTTAGCTACTTTACGATACATGCGGGCTTTTTGCTCAAATTTATGCCGCTGGTCGCAAAACGCAAGATGGGTATCGTTAGCCGCGGCGGTAGCCTAACTGCTAGCTGGATGATGCACCATCATAAAGAAAACCCGTTTTACGAGGCCTTTGACGATATTTTAGAAATTTGCGCCGCTCACGACGTCGCGCTGTCTCTTGGCGACGGGCTGCGTCCGGGCTGCCTATACGACGCGACCGACGAGGCTCAGCTTAGCGAGCTGCGGGTTTTAGGCGAGCTAACGCTGCGCGCATGGGAGAAAAACGTACAGGTGATGATCGAGGGGCCGGGTCATATTCCTTTAAACCAAATAGAGTATAATATGAAAATCGAACGCGAGCTGTGCCACGGCGCGCCTTTTTACGTGCTAGGACCGCTGCCTACGGATATCGGCGCGGGGTATGATCACATCACTTCGGCTATCGGCGGGACGATGGCGGCCTTTTACGGAGCCTCGATGCTGTGCTACGTGACGCCTAAAGAGCACCTTGGTTTGCCAAACGCAAACGATGTGAGAGAAGGCATCGTAGCGCACAAGATCGCCGCTCACGCAGCCGACGTCGCGCTAGGTAAAGCAGGCGCGATAGAGCGCGATCACGCGATGAGCGACGCTAGATACGCTTTTGACTGGAACAAGCAGTTTGAGCTAAGCCTAGATCCCGAAAGGGCGCGCGAGCTACACGATGAGAGCTTGCCGCAAGAGTCGTTTAAAAAGGCGGAATTTTGCTCGATGTGCGGGCCGAAATTTTGCGCGTATAAAATTTCAAAAAATCTAACGAAGGAGAAAAATGCTAACTAA
- a CDS encoding bifunctional 2-C-methyl-D-erythritol 4-phosphate cytidylyltransferase/2-C-methyl-D-erythritol 2,4-cyclodiphosphate synthase gives MLDVTLIMLGAGSSSRFEMPVKKQWLRVGSDPLWLFAAKNLSSHYAFKEIIVASNEGKYMSKFAPSYRFVKGGATRQESLKNALKLVQSEFVLVSDIARPMISAELFSRIMSGIQNADCVVPALKVPDTVYLGAGVVDREQIKLIQTPQLSRTAMLKSALESGQIYTDDSSAIAAAGGKIWYVQGDENARKITFKDDLAKICGLGAPSSEIYVGNGFDVHAFEEERKEGSFVTIGGEKIPFERNLKAHSDGDVAIHALIDAILGAAGLGDIGEHFPDTDDKFKGADSALLLKEAYNLVRSVGFELINADITVITEQPKLGKFKSAMEANIASALNLTPSRINVKATTTEKLGFTGRGEGIAATASASLKIYDWTQK, from the coding sequence TTGCTAGACGTTACGCTGATAATGCTCGGAGCCGGAAGCTCCAGCCGTTTTGAAATGCCCGTTAAAAAGCAATGGTTGCGCGTCGGAAGCGATCCGCTATGGCTCTTTGCGGCTAAAAATTTAAGCTCGCACTATGCCTTTAAAGAGATAATCGTCGCCTCAAACGAGGGAAAATATATGAGCAAATTTGCCCCGTCGTACCGCTTCGTAAAGGGCGGCGCGACGCGTCAAGAGAGCCTAAAAAATGCTCTTAAGCTTGTTCAAAGCGAATTTGTTTTGGTTAGCGACATCGCTCGTCCGATGATTAGCGCAGAGCTTTTCTCGCGCATAATGAGCGGCATCCAAAACGCCGACTGCGTCGTGCCTGCGCTAAAAGTGCCCGATACCGTTTATCTAGGCGCGGGCGTCGTCGATAGAGAGCAGATCAAACTCATCCAAACTCCGCAGCTCTCGCGCACGGCGATGCTAAAAAGCGCGCTCGAATCAGGTCAAATTTATACCGACGATAGCTCGGCGATAGCGGCTGCAGGCGGTAAAATTTGGTACGTGCAAGGCGACGAAAACGCGAGAAAAATTACGTTTAAAGACGATCTAGCCAAAATTTGCGGCCTTGGCGCGCCCTCAAGCGAAATTTACGTCGGAAACGGTTTTGACGTGCACGCCTTTGAAGAAGAGAGAAAAGAGGGAAGTTTCGTAACAATCGGCGGCGAAAAAATCCCTTTTGAAAGAAATTTAAAGGCCCACTCCGACGGCGACGTGGCCATCCACGCGCTCATCGACGCGATACTGGGAGCGGCCGGGCTCGGCGATATAGGCGAGCATTTTCCCGACACCGACGATAAATTTAAGGGCGCGGACTCGGCGCTGTTACTAAAAGAAGCATATAATCTTGTGCGAAGCGTTGGATTTGAGCTTATTAACGCCGATATCACCGTCATCACCGAGCAACCTAAGCTTGGTAAATTTAAATCGGCGATGGAGGCAAACATAGCTAGCGCGCTAAATTTGACCCCGAGCCGCATAAACGTAAAGGCCACTACGACCGAGAAACTGGGCTTTACGGGGCGAGGCGAAGGTATCGCGGCTACGGCGTCGGCGAGTCTAAAAATTTACGACTGGACGCAAAAATAA